One region of Salvelinus namaycush isolate Seneca chromosome 3, SaNama_1.0, whole genome shotgun sequence genomic DNA includes:
- the LOC120032281 gene encoding RNA-binding protein 27-like isoform X4, whose amino-acid sequence MIIENVEALKSWLAKLLEPICDADPSALANYVVALVKKDKPEKELKALCADQLDVFLQKETTEFVDKLFECLTTKNYLGNPLAKEVPKEDTKLPVLKQEAVEVENVEEDRGDNRRRRSPLRNRSDFNETRGRDDRRRDDRKRRDMDRHGKSTDSHRDRHDRRGGNSRGRSYSRSRSRSRSGSRGMSRDKEHSRGRDYRSKFEVERKEPESFNSTSGSLGTQQQQQHQQQHQHPPPLLPTPQQHPFPSSAGQAVPSSVTVVAPAHLPDSTTESWSNYYSNHREGKLFNKSTSVKHRCRDYDEKGFCVRGDLCPFDHGNDPLIVDDVTLPAMIPFPPPGMPPPARMAMPPMTEPPPAIRMPMPPHGQPPPPGIFPMPPPDNYDPEAYNPESPGITAASRPQYRQFIPRIQTQRPNLIGLTSGDGQGSRAANIVIQTEPAVASVPSSVSRYSSTEQESRKRPLGPTEGQLPKKPWMDKSNYQANNQLNFPNNKPQHGGFPKKNHYVNTKLEVRKIPRDLNNITKLNEHFSKFGTIVNIQVVFGGDPEAALIQYTANEEARRAISSIEAVLNNRFIRVYWHREANTQQQGQSMGQGQGDGPSQSSAMGQQQPNVHKQVIKQHSPGAYVLNNKTVPKHCHGVGALAGDKLDSLHPSADTAAALLASTGALQKGPYMSTVLKATSKSLGKTAKALEELEVLKKKQETLKLQQDMRKKKQEMLEKQIECQKALINRLEKNRATLKPEERANLMKTLKDLTDKISQLQNEMSPASHSTAQSKTKIDKQKELLDAELDFHKKMSSGEDTTDLKQKLGQLQVEATRLGLIPTGRGKVDDPIGVRGRGRGRGRGRGRGRGRRGGGNHMVVDHRPRAIAIMGVTQEEKEELMPHFVKFGEIQELHDQDATSVVMTFKTRSEAENAANQGAKFKGRVLQISWHKPKTPSVSTEPEEESLKDEANKEQVGPYLLMEEDDDEDDEYESRSWRR is encoded by the exons ATGATCATAGAAAATGTGGAAGCTTTGAAGTCGTGGCTCGCAAAACTCCTGGAGCCAAT ATGTGATGCTGACCCCTCTGCTTTAGCCAACTATGTTGTGGCTTTGGTAAAGAAGGACAAACCTGAGAAAGAGCTGAAAGCACTTTGTGCAGATCAACTGGATGTCTTCTTACAAAAAG AAACCACCGAATTTGTTGATAAGCTCTTTGAATGTTTGACCACCAAAAACTACTTGGGTAATCCACTTGCTAAGGAAGTTCCCAAAGAGGACACCAAACTCCCTGTACTAAAACAGGAGGCTGTGGAG GTTGAAAATGTAGAAGAGGATAGGGGGGATAACAGGAGGAGAAGAAGTCCACTGAGAAACCGCTCTGACTTCAACGAGACAAG GGGCCGTGATGACCGCAGACGAGACGACCGCAAGCGGCGTGACATGGACCGTCACGGTAAAAGCACAGATTCCCACCGCGATAGGCATGACCGGCGCGGAGGCAACTCTCGTGGGCGCAGCTACAGCCGCAGCAGGAGCCGCAGCCGAAGTGGGAGCCGAGGCATGAGCAGGGACAAGGAGCACAGCAGAGGGAGAG ATTACAGGTCAAAGTTTGAAGTGGAGAGGAAGGAGCCTGAGAGTTTCAACTCCACCTCTGGGTCCCTGGGTacccaacaacagcagcaacaccAGCAGCAACACCAGCATCCGCCACCTCTCCTGCCAACCCCCCAGCAGCACCCGTTCCCCTCCTCTGCTGGCCAAGCTGTCCCCAGCTCTGTTACCGTGGTAGCGCCCGCTCACCTGCCCGACAGCACCACGGAGAGCTGGTCTAATTACTACTCCAATCACAGGGAGGGCAAGCTGTTCAACAAGAGCACTTCAGTCAAGCACCGCTGTCGCGACTACGACG AGAAAGGTTTCTGTGTGCGTGGTGACCTCTGTCCCTTTGACCACGGCAATGATCCTCTGATTGTGGACGACGTCACGCTGCCCGCCATGATCCCGTTTCCCCCACCTGGCATGCCACCACCGGCCCGGATGGCCATGCCACCCATGACCGAGCCGCCCCCTGCCATCAGGATGCCCATGCCCCCCCACGGCCAGCCGCCCCCACCGGGCATCTTCCCTATGCCTCCTCCTG ATAATTACGACCCAGAGGCCTACAACCCAGAGTCTCCAGGCATCACTGCAGCCAGCCGGCCCCAGTACAGGCAGTTCATCCCCCGCATCCAGACCCAGAGACCCAACCTGATTGGCCTCACTTCCGGAGATGGCCAGGGATCCAGAG CAGCTAACATAGTGATCCAGACAGAGCCGGCAGTGGCCAGTGTTCCCAGCAGTGTGTCCCGCTACAGCAGCACCGAGCAGGAGAGCAGGAAGAGGCCCCTGGGGCCCACAGAGGGCCAGCTGCCCAAAAAACCCTGGATGGACaa GTCAAACTACCAGGCCAACAACCAACTCAACTTCCCCAACAACAAGCCCCAACACGGTGGCTTCCCCAAGAAGAATCACTATGTCAACACTAAGCTGGAAGTTCGCAAAATCCCCCGAGATCTCAACAACATCACCAAATTGAATGAACACTTTAGCAAGTTTGGTACCATCGTGAATATTCAG GTGGTGTTTGGTGGTGACCCAGAGGCAGCTCTGATCCAGTACACAGCCAACGAAGAGGCACGGCGGGCCATCTCCAGCATTGAGGCGGTGCTCAACAACCGCTTCATCCGTGTGTACTGGCACCGAGAGGCCAACACCCAGCAGCAGGGACAGAGCATGGGTCAGGGTCAGGGGGACGGACCGAGCCAGAGCTCTGCCATGGGGCAACAGCAACCCAACGTCCACAAG CAGGTGATAAAGCAGCACAGTCCCGGGGCCTATGTGCTGAATAATAAGACGGTGCCCAAACATTGCCACGGTGTTGGGGCTTTGGCCGGGGACAAACTGGACTCCCTGCACCCCAGCGCGGACACTGCAGCA GCACTCCTGGCCTCCACTGGGGCCCTTCAGAAGGGACCCTACATGTCCACAGTCCTCAAGGCAACATCCAAGTCACTTGGTAAAACTGCCAAAGCACTTGAAGAACtcgaggtcttgaaaaagaagcaG GAGACATTGAAGTTGCAACAGGACATGAGGAAAAAAAAGCAGGAGATGCTTGAGAAACAGATTGAATGCCAGAAG GCTCTAATAAACAGACTTGAAAAGAACCGGGCCACATTGAAGCCAGAGGAGAGGGCCAACCTTATGAAGACTCTCAAGGATCTGACCGACAAGATCTCCCAGCTCCAGAACGAGATGAGCCCAGCCTCCCACTCCACGGCCCAGTCCAAGACCAAGATAGAT AAACAAAAGGAGCTTCTGGATGCAGAGCTTGATTTCCACAAGAAGATGAGTTCTGGAGAGGACACAACAGACCTGAAGCAGAAACTGGGCCAGCTGCAGGTTGAG GCCACGCGGTTGGGCTTGATACCGACCGGGCGGGGAAAGGTGGACGATCCAATAGGCGTCAGGGGCAGGGGCCGAGGCCGAGGAAGGGGcaggggacggggacggggacgcAGAGGAGGGGGCAATCACATGGTGGTGGACCACAGGCCCCGGGCCATCGCCATCATGGGAGTCAcacaggaagagaaggaggagctGATGCCTCACTTTGTG AAATTTGGTGAGATACAGGAGCTTCATGATCAGGATGCTACCAGCGTTGTCATGACGTTCAAGACCCGAAGTGAAGCAGAGAAT GCTGCAAACCAAGGAGCAAAGTTCAAAGGTCGCGTTCTACAGATTTCATGGCACAAGCCGAAGACTCCATCCGTGTCCACAGAGCCTGAAGAGGAGTCGTTGAAGGATGAGGCCAATAAG GAGCAAGTCGGCCCCTACCTGCTTATGGAGGAAGACGACGATGAGGATGACGAGTACGAGAGTCGTTCATGGAGGCGATGA
- the LOC120032281 gene encoding RNA-binding protein 27-like isoform X3, with protein MIIENVEALKSWLAKLLEPICDADPSALANYVVALVKKDKPEKELKALCADQLDVFLQKETTEFVDKLFECLTTKNYLGNPLAKEVPKEDTKLPVLKQEAVEVENVEEDRGDNRRRRSPLRNRSDFNETRGRDDRRRDDRKRRDMDRHGKSTDSHRDRHDRRGGNSRGRSYSRSRSRSRSGSRGMSRDKEHSRGRDYRSKFEVERKEPESFNSTSGSLGTQQQQQHQQQHQHPPPLLPTPQQHPFPSSAGQAVPSSVTVVAPAHLPDSTTESWSNYYSNHREGKLFNKSTSVKHRCRDYDEKGFCVRGDLCPFDHGNDPLIVDDVTLPAMIPFPPPGMPPPARMAMPPMTEPPPAIRMPMPPHGQPPPPGIFPMPPPGPPLIPASGIDTPNNSGASSASSLGPPGVGPPPPLPPPPPSSSVSLHPQYSQSEYNYDPEAYNPESPGITAASRPQYRQFIPRIQTQRPNLIGLTSGDGQGSRANIVIQTEPAVASVPSSVSRYSSTEQESRKRPLGPTEGQLPKKPWMDKSNYQANNQLNFPNNKPQHGGFPKKNHYVNTKLEVRKIPRDLNNITKLNEHFSKFGTIVNIQVVFGGDPEAALIQYTANEEARRAISSIEAVLNNRFIRVYWHREANTQQQGQSMGQGQGDGPSQSSAMGQQQPNVHKQVIKQHSPGAYVLNNKTVPKHCHGVGALAGDKLDSLHPSADTAAALLASTGALQKGPYMSTVLKATSKSLGKTAKALEELEVLKKKQETLKLQQDMRKKKQEMLEKQIECQKALINRLEKNRATLKPEERANLMKTLKDLTDKISQLQNEMSPASHSTAQSKTKIDKQKELLDAELDFHKKMSSGEDTTDLKQKLGQLQVEATRLGLIPTGRGKVDDPIGVRGRGRGRGRGRGRGRGRRGGGNHMVVDHRPRAIAIMGVTQEEKEELMPHFVKFGEIQELHDQDATSVVMTFKTRSEAENAANQGAKFKGRVLQISWHKPKTPSVSTEPEEESLKDEANKEQVGPYLLMEEDDDEDDEYESRSWRR; from the exons ATGATCATAGAAAATGTGGAAGCTTTGAAGTCGTGGCTCGCAAAACTCCTGGAGCCAAT ATGTGATGCTGACCCCTCTGCTTTAGCCAACTATGTTGTGGCTTTGGTAAAGAAGGACAAACCTGAGAAAGAGCTGAAAGCACTTTGTGCAGATCAACTGGATGTCTTCTTACAAAAAG AAACCACCGAATTTGTTGATAAGCTCTTTGAATGTTTGACCACCAAAAACTACTTGGGTAATCCACTTGCTAAGGAAGTTCCCAAAGAGGACACCAAACTCCCTGTACTAAAACAGGAGGCTGTGGAG GTTGAAAATGTAGAAGAGGATAGGGGGGATAACAGGAGGAGAAGAAGTCCACTGAGAAACCGCTCTGACTTCAACGAGACAAG GGGCCGTGATGACCGCAGACGAGACGACCGCAAGCGGCGTGACATGGACCGTCACGGTAAAAGCACAGATTCCCACCGCGATAGGCATGACCGGCGCGGAGGCAACTCTCGTGGGCGCAGCTACAGCCGCAGCAGGAGCCGCAGCCGAAGTGGGAGCCGAGGCATGAGCAGGGACAAGGAGCACAGCAGAGGGAGAG ATTACAGGTCAAAGTTTGAAGTGGAGAGGAAGGAGCCTGAGAGTTTCAACTCCACCTCTGGGTCCCTGGGTacccaacaacagcagcaacaccAGCAGCAACACCAGCATCCGCCACCTCTCCTGCCAACCCCCCAGCAGCACCCGTTCCCCTCCTCTGCTGGCCAAGCTGTCCCCAGCTCTGTTACCGTGGTAGCGCCCGCTCACCTGCCCGACAGCACCACGGAGAGCTGGTCTAATTACTACTCCAATCACAGGGAGGGCAAGCTGTTCAACAAGAGCACTTCAGTCAAGCACCGCTGTCGCGACTACGACG AGAAAGGTTTCTGTGTGCGTGGTGACCTCTGTCCCTTTGACCACGGCAATGATCCTCTGATTGTGGACGACGTCACGCTGCCCGCCATGATCCCGTTTCCCCCACCTGGCATGCCACCACCGGCCCGGATGGCCATGCCACCCATGACCGAGCCGCCCCCTGCCATCAGGATGCCCATGCCCCCCCACGGCCAGCCGCCCCCACCGGGCATCTTCCCTATGCCTCCTCCTG GGCCCCCATTAATACCAGCAAGTGGGATAGATACTCCCAACAACTCAGGAGCGAGTTCTGCGTCCTCTCTGGGACCGCCTGGAGTGGGACCTCCAccacctcttcctccaccacctccatctTCTTCAGTCTCTCTACACCCCCAATATTCTCAGTCAGAAT ATAATTACGACCCAGAGGCCTACAACCCAGAGTCTCCAGGCATCACTGCAGCCAGCCGGCCCCAGTACAGGCAGTTCATCCCCCGCATCCAGACCCAGAGACCCAACCTGATTGGCCTCACTTCCGGAGATGGCCAGGGATCCAGAG CTAACATAGTGATCCAGACAGAGCCGGCAGTGGCCAGTGTTCCCAGCAGTGTGTCCCGCTACAGCAGCACCGAGCAGGAGAGCAGGAAGAGGCCCCTGGGGCCCACAGAGGGCCAGCTGCCCAAAAAACCCTGGATGGACaa GTCAAACTACCAGGCCAACAACCAACTCAACTTCCCCAACAACAAGCCCCAACACGGTGGCTTCCCCAAGAAGAATCACTATGTCAACACTAAGCTGGAAGTTCGCAAAATCCCCCGAGATCTCAACAACATCACCAAATTGAATGAACACTTTAGCAAGTTTGGTACCATCGTGAATATTCAG GTGGTGTTTGGTGGTGACCCAGAGGCAGCTCTGATCCAGTACACAGCCAACGAAGAGGCACGGCGGGCCATCTCCAGCATTGAGGCGGTGCTCAACAACCGCTTCATCCGTGTGTACTGGCACCGAGAGGCCAACACCCAGCAGCAGGGACAGAGCATGGGTCAGGGTCAGGGGGACGGACCGAGCCAGAGCTCTGCCATGGGGCAACAGCAACCCAACGTCCACAAG CAGGTGATAAAGCAGCACAGTCCCGGGGCCTATGTGCTGAATAATAAGACGGTGCCCAAACATTGCCACGGTGTTGGGGCTTTGGCCGGGGACAAACTGGACTCCCTGCACCCCAGCGCGGACACTGCAGCA GCACTCCTGGCCTCCACTGGGGCCCTTCAGAAGGGACCCTACATGTCCACAGTCCTCAAGGCAACATCCAAGTCACTTGGTAAAACTGCCAAAGCACTTGAAGAACtcgaggtcttgaaaaagaagcaG GAGACATTGAAGTTGCAACAGGACATGAGGAAAAAAAAGCAGGAGATGCTTGAGAAACAGATTGAATGCCAGAAG GCTCTAATAAACAGACTTGAAAAGAACCGGGCCACATTGAAGCCAGAGGAGAGGGCCAACCTTATGAAGACTCTCAAGGATCTGACCGACAAGATCTCCCAGCTCCAGAACGAGATGAGCCCAGCCTCCCACTCCACGGCCCAGTCCAAGACCAAGATAGAT AAACAAAAGGAGCTTCTGGATGCAGAGCTTGATTTCCACAAGAAGATGAGTTCTGGAGAGGACACAACAGACCTGAAGCAGAAACTGGGCCAGCTGCAGGTTGAG GCCACGCGGTTGGGCTTGATACCGACCGGGCGGGGAAAGGTGGACGATCCAATAGGCGTCAGGGGCAGGGGCCGAGGCCGAGGAAGGGGcaggggacggggacggggacgcAGAGGAGGGGGCAATCACATGGTGGTGGACCACAGGCCCCGGGCCATCGCCATCATGGGAGTCAcacaggaagagaaggaggagctGATGCCTCACTTTGTG AAATTTGGTGAGATACAGGAGCTTCATGATCAGGATGCTACCAGCGTTGTCATGACGTTCAAGACCCGAAGTGAAGCAGAGAAT GCTGCAAACCAAGGAGCAAAGTTCAAAGGTCGCGTTCTACAGATTTCATGGCACAAGCCGAAGACTCCATCCGTGTCCACAGAGCCTGAAGAGGAGTCGTTGAAGGATGAGGCCAATAAG GAGCAAGTCGGCCCCTACCTGCTTATGGAGGAAGACGACGATGAGGATGACGAGTACGAGAGTCGTTCATGGAGGCGATGA
- the LOC120032281 gene encoding RNA-binding protein 27-like isoform X1, whose product MIIENVEALKSWLAKLLEPICDADPSALANYVVALVKKDKPEKELKALCADQLDVFLQKETTEFVDKLFECLTTKNYLGNPLAKEVPKEDTKLPVLKQEAVEVENVEEDRGDNRRRRSPLRNRSDFNETRGRDDRRRDDRKRRDMDRHGKSTDSHRDRHDRRGGNSRGRSYSRSRSRSRSGSRGMSRDKEHSRGRDYRSKFEVERKEPESFNSTSGSLGTQQQQQHQQQHQHPPPLLPTPQQHPFPSSAGQAVPSSVTVVAPAHLPDSTTESWSNYYSNHREGKLFNKSTSVKHRCRDYDEKGFCVRGDLCPFDHGNDPLIVDDVTLPAMIPFPPPGMPPPARMAMPPMTEPPPAIRMPMPPHGQPPPPGIFPMPPPGPPLIPASGIDTPNNSGASSASSLGPPGVGPPPPLPPPPPSSSVSLHPQYSQSEYNYDPEAYNPESPGITAASRPQYRQFIPRIQTQRPNLIGLTSGDGQGSRAANIVIQTEPAVASVPSSVSRYSSTEQESRKRPLGPTEGQLPKKPWMDKSNYQANNQLNFPNNKPQHGGFPKKNHYVNTKLEVRKIPRDLNNITKLNEHFSKFGTIVNIQVVFGGDPEAALIQYTANEEARRAISSIEAVLNNRFIRVYWHREANTQQQGQSMGQGQGDGPSQSSAMGQQQPNVHKQVIKQHSPGAYVLNNKTVPKHCHGVGALAGDKLDSLHPSADTAAALLASTGALQKGPYMSTVLKATSKSLGKTAKALEELEVLKKKQETLKLQQDMRKKKQEMLEKQIECQKALINRLEKNRATLKPEERANLMKTLKDLTDKISQLQNEMSPASHSTAQSKTKIDKQKELLDAELDFHKKMSSGEDTTDLKQKLGQLQVEATRLGLIPTGRGKVDDPIGVRGRGRGRGRGRGRGRGRRGGGNHMVVDHRPRAIAIMGVTQEEKEELMPHFVKFGEIQELHDQDATSVVMTFKTRSEAENAANQGAKFKGRVLQISWHKPKTPSVSTEPEEESLKDEANKEQVGPYLLMEEDDDEDDEYESRSWRR is encoded by the exons ATGATCATAGAAAATGTGGAAGCTTTGAAGTCGTGGCTCGCAAAACTCCTGGAGCCAAT ATGTGATGCTGACCCCTCTGCTTTAGCCAACTATGTTGTGGCTTTGGTAAAGAAGGACAAACCTGAGAAAGAGCTGAAAGCACTTTGTGCAGATCAACTGGATGTCTTCTTACAAAAAG AAACCACCGAATTTGTTGATAAGCTCTTTGAATGTTTGACCACCAAAAACTACTTGGGTAATCCACTTGCTAAGGAAGTTCCCAAAGAGGACACCAAACTCCCTGTACTAAAACAGGAGGCTGTGGAG GTTGAAAATGTAGAAGAGGATAGGGGGGATAACAGGAGGAGAAGAAGTCCACTGAGAAACCGCTCTGACTTCAACGAGACAAG GGGCCGTGATGACCGCAGACGAGACGACCGCAAGCGGCGTGACATGGACCGTCACGGTAAAAGCACAGATTCCCACCGCGATAGGCATGACCGGCGCGGAGGCAACTCTCGTGGGCGCAGCTACAGCCGCAGCAGGAGCCGCAGCCGAAGTGGGAGCCGAGGCATGAGCAGGGACAAGGAGCACAGCAGAGGGAGAG ATTACAGGTCAAAGTTTGAAGTGGAGAGGAAGGAGCCTGAGAGTTTCAACTCCACCTCTGGGTCCCTGGGTacccaacaacagcagcaacaccAGCAGCAACACCAGCATCCGCCACCTCTCCTGCCAACCCCCCAGCAGCACCCGTTCCCCTCCTCTGCTGGCCAAGCTGTCCCCAGCTCTGTTACCGTGGTAGCGCCCGCTCACCTGCCCGACAGCACCACGGAGAGCTGGTCTAATTACTACTCCAATCACAGGGAGGGCAAGCTGTTCAACAAGAGCACTTCAGTCAAGCACCGCTGTCGCGACTACGACG AGAAAGGTTTCTGTGTGCGTGGTGACCTCTGTCCCTTTGACCACGGCAATGATCCTCTGATTGTGGACGACGTCACGCTGCCCGCCATGATCCCGTTTCCCCCACCTGGCATGCCACCACCGGCCCGGATGGCCATGCCACCCATGACCGAGCCGCCCCCTGCCATCAGGATGCCCATGCCCCCCCACGGCCAGCCGCCCCCACCGGGCATCTTCCCTATGCCTCCTCCTG GGCCCCCATTAATACCAGCAAGTGGGATAGATACTCCCAACAACTCAGGAGCGAGTTCTGCGTCCTCTCTGGGACCGCCTGGAGTGGGACCTCCAccacctcttcctccaccacctccatctTCTTCAGTCTCTCTACACCCCCAATATTCTCAGTCAGAAT ATAATTACGACCCAGAGGCCTACAACCCAGAGTCTCCAGGCATCACTGCAGCCAGCCGGCCCCAGTACAGGCAGTTCATCCCCCGCATCCAGACCCAGAGACCCAACCTGATTGGCCTCACTTCCGGAGATGGCCAGGGATCCAGAG CAGCTAACATAGTGATCCAGACAGAGCCGGCAGTGGCCAGTGTTCCCAGCAGTGTGTCCCGCTACAGCAGCACCGAGCAGGAGAGCAGGAAGAGGCCCCTGGGGCCCACAGAGGGCCAGCTGCCCAAAAAACCCTGGATGGACaa GTCAAACTACCAGGCCAACAACCAACTCAACTTCCCCAACAACAAGCCCCAACACGGTGGCTTCCCCAAGAAGAATCACTATGTCAACACTAAGCTGGAAGTTCGCAAAATCCCCCGAGATCTCAACAACATCACCAAATTGAATGAACACTTTAGCAAGTTTGGTACCATCGTGAATATTCAG GTGGTGTTTGGTGGTGACCCAGAGGCAGCTCTGATCCAGTACACAGCCAACGAAGAGGCACGGCGGGCCATCTCCAGCATTGAGGCGGTGCTCAACAACCGCTTCATCCGTGTGTACTGGCACCGAGAGGCCAACACCCAGCAGCAGGGACAGAGCATGGGTCAGGGTCAGGGGGACGGACCGAGCCAGAGCTCTGCCATGGGGCAACAGCAACCCAACGTCCACAAG CAGGTGATAAAGCAGCACAGTCCCGGGGCCTATGTGCTGAATAATAAGACGGTGCCCAAACATTGCCACGGTGTTGGGGCTTTGGCCGGGGACAAACTGGACTCCCTGCACCCCAGCGCGGACACTGCAGCA GCACTCCTGGCCTCCACTGGGGCCCTTCAGAAGGGACCCTACATGTCCACAGTCCTCAAGGCAACATCCAAGTCACTTGGTAAAACTGCCAAAGCACTTGAAGAACtcgaggtcttgaaaaagaagcaG GAGACATTGAAGTTGCAACAGGACATGAGGAAAAAAAAGCAGGAGATGCTTGAGAAACAGATTGAATGCCAGAAG GCTCTAATAAACAGACTTGAAAAGAACCGGGCCACATTGAAGCCAGAGGAGAGGGCCAACCTTATGAAGACTCTCAAGGATCTGACCGACAAGATCTCCCAGCTCCAGAACGAGATGAGCCCAGCCTCCCACTCCACGGCCCAGTCCAAGACCAAGATAGAT AAACAAAAGGAGCTTCTGGATGCAGAGCTTGATTTCCACAAGAAGATGAGTTCTGGAGAGGACACAACAGACCTGAAGCAGAAACTGGGCCAGCTGCAGGTTGAG GCCACGCGGTTGGGCTTGATACCGACCGGGCGGGGAAAGGTGGACGATCCAATAGGCGTCAGGGGCAGGGGCCGAGGCCGAGGAAGGGGcaggggacggggacggggacgcAGAGGAGGGGGCAATCACATGGTGGTGGACCACAGGCCCCGGGCCATCGCCATCATGGGAGTCAcacaggaagagaaggaggagctGATGCCTCACTTTGTG AAATTTGGTGAGATACAGGAGCTTCATGATCAGGATGCTACCAGCGTTGTCATGACGTTCAAGACCCGAAGTGAAGCAGAGAAT GCTGCAAACCAAGGAGCAAAGTTCAAAGGTCGCGTTCTACAGATTTCATGGCACAAGCCGAAGACTCCATCCGTGTCCACAGAGCCTGAAGAGGAGTCGTTGAAGGATGAGGCCAATAAG GAGCAAGTCGGCCCCTACCTGCTTATGGAGGAAGACGACGATGAGGATGACGAGTACGAGAGTCGTTCATGGAGGCGATGA